The Listeria sp. PSOL-1 genome includes a region encoding these proteins:
- a CDS encoding transcriptional regulator, translated as MLTDVKLNFLTQIAKGIAEQFGHNCEVVIHQILKDQEVASMIVSIENGHVTSRRLGDGPSHAVLEAVKKKPAKLEDHTNYLTRTHDGRILKSSTIYLKDESGTLDGIFSINFDITTLIAAETTIQSLTKVDKKEADKEPEYIPQDINELLEDLIEKSVELVGKPVALMTKDDKIKAIQFLNNKGAFLVTKSGDKVAKFFNISKYTLYSYIDAK; from the coding sequence ATGCTCACAGATGTGAAGCTAAATTTTTTAACACAGATTGCTAAAGGAATAGCAGAACAATTCGGACATAATTGTGAAGTCGTTATCCATCAAATCTTAAAAGATCAAGAAGTTGCGAGTATGATCGTCTCCATCGAAAATGGTCACGTTACTTCCCGTCGTTTAGGTGATGGCCCTTCACATGCGGTTTTAGAGGCTGTTAAAAAAAAACCCGCTAAACTAGAAGACCATACAAATTATTTAACGCGCACACATGATGGTCGAATTTTAAAGTCAAGCACCATTTACTTAAAAGATGAAAGTGGTACTCTCGATGGTATTTTTTCGATCAATTTTGATATTACTACGCTCATCGCTGCAGAAACAACGATCCAATCTTTAACAAAAGTAGACAAGAAAGAAGCCGATAAAGAGCCAGAGTACATTCCACAAGACATCAATGAGCTATTAGAAGATCTCATTGAAAAATCGGTTGAACTTGTTGGAAAGCCTGTTGCTCTTATGACAAAGGATGATAAGATAAAAGCTATCCAGTTTTTAAATAACAAAGGAGCCTTTCTTGTCACAAAATCTGGCGACAAAGTAGCTAAGTTTTTTAATATCTCTAAGTATACGCTATACAGCTACATCGATGCAAAATAA
- the rplT gene encoding 50S ribosomal protein L20, with amino-acid sequence MPRVKGGTVTRKRRKKVIKLAKGYYGSKHTLFKVANQAVMKSYQYAYRDRRQKKRDFRKLWIARINAAARLNDLSYSKLMHGLKLAGIDINRKMLADLAVNDAQAFTTLAETAKQELTK; translated from the coding sequence ATGCCACGTGTAAAAGGCGGAACAGTAACTCGCAAACGTCGTAAAAAAGTCATTAAATTAGCCAAAGGATATTATGGCTCGAAACATACATTATTTAAAGTAGCTAACCAAGCAGTAATGAAATCTTATCAATATGCTTACAGAGATCGTCGTCAGAAAAAACGTGATTTCCGTAAATTGTGGATTGCTCGTATTAATGCAGCAGCACGTTTAAATGATCTTTCTTATAGCAAATTAATGCATGGTCTAAAACTTGCTGGAATTGATATTAACCGTAAAATGCTTGCTGATCTTGCAGTCAATGATGCACAAGCATTTACTACCCTTGCTGAAACAGCAAAACAAGAACTAACTAAATAA
- the ssnA gene encoding putative aminohydrolase SsnA, which produces MLLIGNGKLITRNGKNDFYEDGCVAISETFITEVGNTHDLTKKYPQAEFIDARGGIIMPGLINMHNHIYSAFARGLSIKGNHPQNFMDILKDQWWKIDQTLNLKDCYHSAMTSYLDAIKNGVTTVFDHHASYGETEGSLVELSRAAKKLGVRTCLCYEVSDRHGKEAMKKAVQENVAFSRQVSKERHDMQKAMFGLHAAFTLSNESLEYCASNKPADIGYHIHVAEGMTDVFHSKKEHHKAVVNRLYDFDILGEKTMAAHCIHINPYEMELLRDTNTMVVTNPESNMGNAVGCPPAIQLLNKYQLLIGLGTDGYTQDMTESYKVANLIHKHHLGDPNVGWIEIPEMLFNNNARMANRYFEKKLGMLEKNAAADVIVLDYKSPTPITKENLNGHILFGVNGRQVTDTIINGEVKMKNREIIGLDEEKIWYDAKEQSQAFFERINK; this is translated from the coding sequence ATGTTATTAATTGGGAACGGCAAACTTATTACTAGAAATGGAAAAAATGATTTTTATGAAGATGGTTGTGTAGCCATTTCTGAAACATTCATTACCGAAGTAGGAAATACACATGATTTGACCAAGAAGTATCCCCAGGCAGAATTTATTGATGCAAGAGGCGGAATAATTATGCCAGGATTAATCAATATGCACAATCATATCTATAGTGCTTTTGCCCGTGGACTTAGCATAAAAGGAAATCATCCCCAAAACTTCATGGATATTTTGAAAGACCAATGGTGGAAGATTGATCAAACATTGAACTTAAAAGATTGTTATCACAGTGCAATGACTTCTTATTTAGACGCCATTAAAAATGGAGTAACCACTGTATTTGACCATCATGCAAGTTACGGGGAAACGGAGGGGAGTTTAGTTGAATTATCACGAGCTGCTAAAAAGCTCGGTGTTCGTACCTGTTTGTGTTATGAAGTATCAGATCGTCATGGTAAAGAAGCAATGAAAAAGGCTGTACAAGAAAATGTTGCATTTAGCAGGCAAGTTTCAAAAGAGCGCCATGATATGCAAAAAGCAATGTTTGGTCTACATGCTGCATTTACTTTATCTAATGAATCATTAGAATACTGCGCAAGCAATAAGCCAGCGGATATTGGGTATCATATTCATGTTGCAGAAGGGATGACAGATGTCTTTCATTCTAAAAAAGAACATCATAAAGCTGTTGTAAATCGCTTATATGATTTTGATATCTTGGGTGAAAAGACAATGGCTGCGCATTGTATTCACATTAATCCATATGAAATGGAATTATTACGTGATACCAATACAATGGTTGTTACAAATCCTGAGTCGAACATGGGGAATGCAGTTGGATGTCCACCAGCGATTCAACTATTGAACAAATATCAATTATTGATTGGGCTTGGCACAGATGGCTATACGCAAGATATGACCGAATCTTATAAAGTTGCTAATCTCATTCATAAACATCATTTAGGAGACCCAAACGTGGGTTGGATAGAAATTCCTGAGATGTTATTTAACAATAATGCGAGAATGGCAAACCGTTATTTTGAGAAAAAATTAGGCATGCTAGAGAAAAATGCAGCAGCTGATGTGATTGTCCTTGATTATAAATCGCCAACGCCAATAACGAAAGAAAACCTAAACGGACACATTTTGTTTGGAGTGAACGGACGTCAAGTGACGGACACGATTATCAATGGGGAAGTTAAAATGAAAAATCGCGAAATAATTGGATTAGATGAAGAAAAGATTTGGTATGATGCAAAAGAACAATCTCAAGCATTTTTTGAGCGAATAAATAAATAA
- the hydA gene encoding dihydropyrimidinase, which produces MSLLLKGGVVVSANERRALDVRIEGEKVVEMGAHLPQQDSEVENVSGLFLLPGFIDAHTHLELNNGVTTTADNFETGSKAAIAKGTTTVIDFATPEKGGTLLECLNTWNHMAKNISSCDYSYHMSIIEWHSALPDEISQMIDKGITSFKMYMAYDHLRTSDAEIYAAMKEIRKHHGMLGMHCENGDLIDSLISQFIKKGDRSPHFHPLSRPELAEAEAVNRYLTLAKFADLPVNIVHLSSALSLEVVRKFRATGQKVYVETCPHYLLLDDTLYDLPDFASSKYVCSPPLRKKANQVMLWRGIQMREIDTISTDHCSFHFQSQKTLGLSDFSKIPNGLPGVETRPELLYTTGVITGKITLERMVELLSEKIARQFGMFPQKGIIQPQSDADIVVWDPEKTGVIAAKTQLQNVDYSPYEGFETKGAAKAVYLRGKKVAEDGKIIQTKGGKFIKRGASDYSFLEE; this is translated from the coding sequence TTGTCGCTATTATTAAAAGGTGGCGTTGTTGTTTCGGCAAATGAAAGACGTGCTTTAGATGTTCGAATAGAAGGTGAAAAAGTTGTTGAAATGGGCGCTCATTTACCGCAGCAAGATTCCGAAGTAGAAAATGTCAGTGGCCTCTTTTTACTTCCAGGATTTATTGACGCTCATACACATTTAGAATTAAATAATGGCGTAACGACCACTGCGGATAATTTTGAAACAGGAAGTAAGGCAGCCATTGCAAAAGGAACAACGACTGTCATTGATTTTGCCACACCTGAAAAAGGTGGAACGCTATTGGAATGCTTAAATACATGGAATCATATGGCTAAAAATATTAGTTCATGTGATTATAGCTATCATATGTCAATTATTGAGTGGCACAGCGCCTTGCCAGATGAAATCAGTCAGATGATAGATAAAGGGATTACATCTTTTAAAATGTATATGGCTTATGATCACTTACGCACATCAGATGCTGAAATTTATGCTGCTATGAAAGAAATTAGAAAGCACCACGGGATGTTAGGAATGCATTGTGAGAACGGTGATTTAATTGATTCACTGATCTCACAATTTATTAAAAAAGGGGATAGGTCCCCTCATTTTCATCCGCTCTCAAGACCAGAGCTTGCTGAGGCTGAAGCAGTAAATCGATACTTAACACTTGCTAAATTTGCAGATTTACCTGTAAATATTGTTCATTTGAGTTCTGCTCTTTCACTTGAAGTCGTTAGGAAATTTCGTGCTACTGGCCAAAAGGTTTATGTTGAAACTTGCCCACACTATCTACTGCTTGATGATACACTTTATGATTTACCAGATTTTGCAAGTAGCAAATACGTCTGTTCCCCGCCGCTTAGAAAAAAAGCGAATCAAGTCATGTTATGGCGAGGCATTCAAATGCGAGAAATTGATACGATTTCAACAGATCATTGCAGTTTTCATTTCCAAAGTCAAAAAACATTAGGGTTAAGTGATTTTAGCAAAATTCCAAATGGCTTACCTGGAGTTGAAACAAGGCCAGAGCTGCTTTATACAACAGGTGTTATAACAGGAAAAATCACACTTGAAAGAATGGTTGAATTGCTTTCTGAAAAAATTGCCCGTCAATTTGGCATGTTTCCTCAAAAAGGCATAATCCAGCCGCAAAGTGATGCAGATATTGTTGTGTGGGACCCAGAAAAAACAGGCGTTATTGCAGCTAAAACACAGCTACAAAATGTCGATTATTCGCCTTATGAAGGTTTTGAAACAAAAGGCGCTGCCAAAGCTGTTTATTTGCGCGGAAAAAAAGTAGCTGAAGACGGCAAAATAATCCAAACAAAAGGCGGGAAATTCATTAAACGTGGCGCAAGTGACTATTCATTTTTGGAGGAATGA
- the pepT gene encoding peptidase T: protein MKDELIKRFITYAKVDTQSNEESTTCPTTSGQLKLGQILVTELEAIGMEEVAMDENGYVMATLPANTNKNVPVIGFLAHLDTATDFTGKDVKPQIHEEYDGKDIVLNKEQGITLSVEKYPELAGYKGQTLITTDGTTLLGADDKAGITEIMTAMNYLIQHPEIKHGKIRVAFTPDEEIGRGPARFNVAKFAADYAYTMDGGPQGELQYESFNAASAKIVFKGNNIHPGTAKNKMVNASKLAIAFNQALPKEEAPEDTEEYEGFYHLISLEGDVEQAKANYIIRDFDHLNFIKRKTKVADIVKNMQEEYGEENIILELNDQYYNMREKIELVKEIVDIAHDAMKKLNIEPIIKPIRGGTDGSQLSFKGLPTPNIFAGGENMHGKFEYVSVESLENATKVIIEVAKLFEDRA from the coding sequence ATGAAAGATGAACTAATTAAACGTTTTATTACATACGCTAAAGTAGATACACAATCTAACGAAGAAAGTACGACTTGCCCAACAACCAGTGGTCAACTCAAATTGGGCCAAATTTTAGTAACAGAATTAGAAGCAATCGGAATGGAAGAAGTTGCCATGGATGAAAATGGTTATGTTATGGCAACATTGCCTGCTAACACCAACAAAAACGTTCCTGTTATTGGCTTTTTAGCGCATCTTGATACGGCAACAGACTTCACTGGTAAAGACGTGAAACCACAAATCCATGAAGAATATGATGGCAAAGACATCGTATTAAATAAAGAACAAGGAATCACATTATCAGTGGAAAAATATCCAGAACTAGCTGGTTATAAAGGGCAAACATTAATCACAACAGACGGAACAACCCTCCTTGGTGCTGATGATAAAGCCGGCATTACAGAAATTATGACAGCTATGAATTATTTAATCCAACATCCAGAAATTAAACATGGCAAAATTCGCGTTGCTTTTACACCAGATGAAGAAATCGGACGTGGTCCAGCGCGTTTTAACGTTGCTAAATTTGCTGCCGATTATGCTTACACAATGGATGGAGGTCCCCAAGGAGAGCTGCAATATGAAAGCTTTAATGCAGCTTCTGCAAAAATCGTCTTTAAAGGGAATAACATTCATCCCGGGACAGCGAAAAACAAAATGGTGAATGCTAGCAAACTAGCGATCGCTTTTAACCAAGCCTTACCAAAAGAAGAAGCACCTGAGGACACAGAGGAATATGAAGGTTTTTACCATTTAATTTCACTAGAAGGTGATGTAGAGCAAGCAAAGGCTAATTATATCATCCGTGATTTCGATCATTTAAATTTTATTAAAAGAAAAACCAAAGTAGCCGACATTGTAAAAAACATGCAGGAAGAGTATGGCGAGGAAAACATTATCCTTGAATTAAATGATCAATATTACAATATGCGTGAAAAAATTGAGCTAGTAAAAGAAATTGTTGATATCGCACATGATGCAATGAAAAAACTTAATATTGAGCCAATCATCAAGCCAATACGAGGCGGCACAGATGGTTCACAACTGTCATTTAAAGGTTTGCCAACGCCGAATATTTTTGCGGGTGGCGAAAATATGCATGGTAAATTTGAATATGTTTCAGTCGAAAGTCTTGAAAATGCAACGAAAGTTATTATTGAAGTGGCCAAGCTGTTTGAAGACCGCGCATGA
- the rpmI gene encoding 50S ribosomal protein L35: MPKMKTHRGSAKRFKRTGSGKLKRNHGYTSHLFANKSQKQKRKLRKSGMVSAGDFKRIRQMVAKMK, encoded by the coding sequence ATGCCAAAAATGAAAACCCACCGAGGTTCCGCTAAACGTTTCAAAAGAACAGGATCTGGAAAATTAAAACGCAATCATGGCTATACTAGTCACTTATTTGCTAACAAATCCCAAAAACAAAAACGTAAACTACGTAAATCTGGAATGGTATCGGCCGGCGATTTCAAACGTATCCGCCAAATGGTCGCTAAGATGAAATAA
- the ygfK gene encoding putative selenate reductase subunit YgfK, translated as MSDVMHPISVKALLNWIFSEYQRSHSIFGIRKFYQADSAKTIDLFGEKMEVPCGPAAGPHTQLAQNIIAAYLTGSRFFELKTVQIIDGEDLPVAKPCINAEDECYNVEWSTELRVPKALDEYVKAWFILKLLSKEFKLGAPDGFIFNMSVGYDLAGIKSEKIDRYIMDMQNAENTAIWKECIAASKAYLHHFKHVTEKDIEQVSSRICRSITLSTLHGCPSDEIEKIATYLLEEKGLHTFIKCNPTMLGYDFTRKRLDKLGFDYMVFDEHHFDEDLQFSEAIPMLTRLQKLANDKKLNFGVKITNTFPVQIKQQELPGEEMYMSGRSLFPLSIALADKLSQAFNGKLQISYSGGADIFNIRKIFEAGIWPITVATTLLKPGGYKRLNQIANLLSEVPYPQKVEVHLKRLAELVTESEKGTHYQKSMKIPESPKLNKAVPLLDCYTAPCRGGCPISQDIPAYLRFVSEGKYLEALQVIVDKNPLPFITGTICAHPCMTKCTRQFYEESVHIRQAKLKAAEKAYDALLKTLKKPMPKLGAAKTAIVGGGPAGISAGYLLAREGMPVTVFEKAERPGGVCSQVVPEFRISEASVDRDVDLAKFMGVKFITGKPAPSIAELKSAGYEHIIYAIGAWKHGKLKLEQGEAINSLDFLIASRKDPSANPYGKEIVVVGGGNTAMDCARAAKRIAGVTNVRLVYRRDKRNMPADEEELYLALEDGVEFCELLSPISLENKELTCEKMKLGQADHSGRKKPVGTGEYLKVTADVVIAAVGEKVDTAFYRSLGMQIDSTGKVIVDQKTLETSLPNVHVIGDANLGPATIVEAIADATKAANHICHIHNEHYEQTNINQDASIVRAKRGDLLLCSSEFGKASGCLECSTICESCADVCPNRANIVVMLGDDPQILHVDRMCNECGNCETFCPYSSAPYKDKFTIFTNENDFHASTNAGFCLLGEKEDSCLLRLDGKEQQFSLTAEQIKAPAELVSLIKTVKKDYHYTLDA; from the coding sequence ATGAGCGATGTTATGCATCCAATTTCAGTAAAAGCCCTATTAAACTGGATTTTTTCAGAATATCAGCGAAGTCATTCCATTTTTGGGATTCGCAAATTTTATCAGGCGGATTCAGCGAAAACAATTGACTTATTTGGAGAAAAAATGGAGGTACCATGTGGACCTGCAGCTGGTCCACATACGCAATTAGCACAAAATATTATTGCAGCTTATTTAACAGGATCACGCTTTTTTGAATTAAAAACAGTACAAATTATTGACGGGGAAGATTTACCTGTTGCTAAACCATGTATTAATGCCGAAGATGAATGTTATAACGTGGAATGGTCTACTGAATTACGCGTTCCAAAAGCATTAGATGAGTATGTAAAAGCATGGTTTATTTTAAAGCTACTCAGTAAAGAATTCAAATTAGGCGCACCGGATGGTTTCATTTTTAATATGAGTGTTGGCTATGATCTTGCTGGAATTAAATCGGAAAAAATTGATCGCTATATTATGGACATGCAAAATGCTGAAAATACAGCGATTTGGAAAGAATGTATTGCTGCTTCAAAAGCGTATTTGCATCATTTTAAGCATGTGACAGAAAAAGATATTGAACAAGTATCTTCGCGCATTTGTCGTTCAATTACACTGTCAACATTACATGGATGTCCTTCAGATGAAATTGAAAAAATTGCTACTTACTTGTTAGAAGAAAAAGGGTTACATACTTTCATCAAGTGCAATCCAACGATGCTCGGCTACGATTTTACACGAAAACGGCTAGATAAACTGGGTTTTGATTATATGGTATTTGATGAACATCACTTTGATGAGGATTTACAATTTAGTGAAGCTATACCAATGCTTACACGTTTACAAAAGTTAGCCAATGATAAAAAACTCAATTTTGGTGTCAAAATTACTAATACATTTCCTGTACAAATTAAACAGCAAGAGCTTCCTGGTGAAGAAATGTATATGTCTGGTAGATCGCTTTTTCCACTCAGTATTGCGCTTGCTGATAAGCTTTCACAAGCATTTAATGGGAAATTACAGATTTCTTACTCTGGTGGGGCAGATATTTTTAATATTCGTAAGATCTTTGAAGCAGGTATTTGGCCAATCACCGTGGCCACTACATTGCTAAAACCAGGCGGCTATAAGCGTTTGAATCAAATTGCCAATTTATTAAGTGAAGTTCCTTACCCGCAAAAAGTTGAAGTCCATTTAAAGCGATTAGCTGAACTTGTTACAGAAAGCGAAAAGGGAACACATTATCAAAAATCAATGAAAATACCCGAATCGCCAAAATTAAATAAAGCGGTGCCACTACTTGATTGCTATACGGCTCCGTGTCGCGGTGGATGCCCAATTTCTCAAGATATTCCTGCTTATCTGCGTTTTGTCAGCGAAGGAAAATATTTAGAGGCGCTTCAAGTGATTGTGGATAAAAATCCATTGCCTTTTATTACTGGAACAATTTGTGCTCATCCGTGTATGACAAAGTGTACGCGCCAATTTTATGAAGAGTCGGTGCATATTCGCCAGGCAAAATTAAAAGCAGCAGAAAAGGCCTATGACGCACTACTAAAAACGCTCAAAAAACCAATGCCAAAATTAGGTGCTGCAAAAACGGCGATTGTTGGTGGAGGCCCAGCTGGAATATCTGCAGGCTATCTATTAGCACGTGAAGGTATGCCAGTTACCGTATTTGAAAAAGCTGAGCGTCCAGGCGGTGTATGCAGTCAAGTTGTCCCTGAATTCCGCATTTCTGAAGCTTCTGTTGACCGCGATGTCGATTTAGCAAAATTTATGGGAGTGAAATTTATTACAGGAAAACCAGCACCTAGTATAGCTGAACTTAAAAGTGCAGGGTATGAACATATTATTTATGCTATTGGTGCTTGGAAACATGGCAAGTTAAAGCTTGAACAAGGGGAAGCCATAAATTCACTAGACTTTTTAATAGCTAGTCGTAAAGATCCATCAGCTAACCCTTATGGCAAAGAGATCGTCGTTGTTGGTGGTGGAAATACAGCAATGGACTGTGCGCGAGCTGCTAAACGGATCGCAGGTGTTACAAATGTACGTTTAGTCTATCGCCGTGATAAGCGTAATATGCCGGCAGATGAAGAAGAGCTTTACTTAGCGCTAGAAGATGGTGTCGAGTTCTGTGAATTATTATCACCTATTTCCTTAGAAAATAAAGAGCTAACTTGTGAAAAAATGAAATTAGGTCAAGCAGATCATTCTGGACGAAAAAAGCCAGTTGGCACAGGCGAATATCTAAAAGTTACTGCAGATGTTGTCATTGCAGCTGTAGGTGAAAAAGTGGATACAGCATTTTATCGCTCGCTTGGCATGCAAATAGATAGCACAGGAAAAGTCATTGTTGATCAAAAAACATTAGAAACAAGCCTGCCAAATGTTCACGTTATTGGTGATGCTAATCTTGGGCCAGCAACGATTGTTGAAGCTATTGCAGATGCAACAAAAGCAGCGAATCACATTTGTCATATTCATAATGAGCATTATGAACAAACAAATATCAATCAAGATGCTAGTATCGTTCGAGCTAAACGCGGTGATTTGCTTCTTTGTTCTTCAGAATTTGGCAAAGCATCTGGCTGTTTGGAGTGTTCGACAATTTGTGAATCTTGTGCTGATGTTTGTCCAAACCGAGCAAACATTGTTGTGATGTTAGGTGATGACCCACAAATTCTCCATGTAGATCGCATGTGTAATGAATGTGGCAACTGTGAAACTTTCTGCCCGTATTCAAGCGCACCATATAAAGATAAATTTACTATTTTTACTAATGAAAATGATTTTCACGCGAGTACGAATGCTGGATTTTGTTTATTAGGCGAAAAAGAAGACAGCTGTTTACTTAGATTAGATGGGAAAGAGCAACAATTTTCTCTCACAGCAGAACAAATTAAAGCACCAGCAGAGCTTGTCTCCTTGATCAAAACGGTGAAAAAGGATTATCACTATACTTTAGACGCGTAA
- a CDS encoding DUF1697 domain-containing protein, producing MEFVVLLRAVNVGGKNKISMKALKETLTKSGFQNVESYIQSGNLVLESDDTTEKAVAQSIQTIIQQNFQLSIHVIAITSARFYTIMTSCPFMENEDERVLIYFSNASLKNHSQIEQDAQYLVSQNTIFVQTNHAELNKIKSEKVIKQLTNQPVTSRNLKTSLKLLSMLKEKQ from the coding sequence ATGGAATTTGTTGTTTTACTTCGCGCGGTTAATGTTGGTGGCAAAAATAAAATCAGTATGAAAGCATTGAAAGAAACCCTAACAAAATCAGGATTTCAAAATGTTGAAAGTTACATTCAAAGCGGTAATCTCGTTCTTGAAAGCGACGATACAACTGAAAAAGCTGTTGCGCAATCTATTCAAACGATTATTCAACAAAATTTCCAATTATCTATCCATGTTATCGCTATTACATCCGCTCGCTTTTACACAATTATGACAAGCTGCCCATTTATGGAAAACGAAGATGAGCGCGTCCTTATTTATTTTAGCAATGCGAGCTTGAAGAATCATAGCCAAATTGAACAAGATGCTCAGTATCTCGTTAGTCAAAATACTATTTTTGTGCAAACGAATCACGCTGAATTAAATAAAATCAAATCTGAAAAAGTGATCAAACAATTAACCAATCAACCGGTCACTTCGAGAAATTTAAAAACAAGCTTAAAGCTTCTTTCGATGTTAAAGGAAAAACAATAG